From a single Streptomyces sp. NBC_00237 genomic region:
- a CDS encoding amino acid ABC transporter permease gives MTVSQQSRLSRLSRRQRTRAVRGFQYAVLLVVALVVALAADWGEIRRAFFDVEVAKAQFPDIITTALVNTVLYTLLGFGFGLALGLLLALMRLSKVPPYRWLAVAYIEFFRGVPALLVFIALGFGVPLAFQLSLNQYVTVMLALGLVGAAYMAETIRAGILAVPKGQTEAARSLGMSQGRAMVSIVIPQALRIVLPPLTNELILLTKDSSLVYLLGLSLSQYELAKFGRDALNQNRSLTPILIAGLCYLVITLPLGHLVRRLEARTSRAR, from the coding sequence ATGACTGTGTCCCAACAGTCCCGACTGTCACGGCTGTCCCGACGACAACGGACCCGGGCGGTACGGGGATTTCAGTACGCCGTGCTGCTCGTCGTGGCACTCGTGGTCGCGCTGGCCGCCGACTGGGGCGAGATCCGGCGCGCCTTCTTCGACGTCGAGGTCGCCAAGGCCCAGTTCCCCGACATCATCACCACCGCGCTGGTCAACACCGTCCTCTACACCCTGCTCGGCTTCGGCTTCGGCCTGGCGCTCGGGCTGCTGCTCGCGCTGATGCGGCTCTCGAAGGTGCCGCCGTACCGCTGGCTGGCCGTCGCGTACATCGAGTTCTTCCGAGGGGTGCCCGCGCTCCTGGTCTTCATCGCGCTGGGCTTCGGCGTCCCGCTGGCCTTCCAGCTCTCGCTCAACCAGTACGTGACGGTCATGCTGGCGCTCGGCCTGGTCGGCGCCGCGTACATGGCGGAGACGATCAGGGCGGGCATCCTGGCGGTGCCCAAGGGGCAGACCGAGGCGGCCCGTTCGCTCGGGATGTCGCAGGGCAGGGCGATGGTCTCCATCGTCATCCCGCAGGCGCTGCGCATCGTACTGCCGCCGCTCACCAACGAGTTGATCCTGCTGACCAAGGACTCGTCGCTGGTCTATCTGCTGGGGCTTTCGCTGTCCCAGTACGAACTGGCGAAGTTCGGCAGGGACGCGCTGAACCAGAACCGCAGTCTGACCCCGATCCTGATCGCCGGACTCTGCTACCTGGTGATCACCCTGCCGCTGGGCCATCTCGTCCGGCGGCTCGAAGCACGTACGTCAAGGGCGAGGTGA
- the lanKC gene encoding class III lanthionine synthetase LanKC yields the protein MNKGYAVFCDTDRHFYDAPHRMSTEAQGGRGSLYAAATLPVPEGWQRHRSGDWLALRPVEAQLPFQGWKIHVSATLDNAESVLEQVMAYCLPRSIAFKFVPSRYLLHNRNAKYADRAASGKFITVYPTDDEQCRSIATDLDAALAGSQGPYVLSDLRWGEGPVYLRYGSFTRRDCYDENGEQQPALENADGVLVPDLRGPAFRIPEWVETPAWLRPHLDARSSATVADMPYVIEKALHFSNGGGVYVGKDRRSGAKVVLKEARPHAGLAADGADAVARLKREQDALELLSGLGCTPEVLDSFVLGDHHFLVLEFVEGKPLNSFFARRHPLIEADPGPERLAEYTAWALRIHALVTEAVAKIHARGVVFNDLHLFNIMVSEDESSVTLLDFEAAAPAAENRRQTVANPAFVAPADRRGFDVDRYALACLRLSLFIPLTSLLALDRTKSAHLATIAARQFPVAESFLREAVEEILRDPQAPAGAASTAGIKGTKGLTDPTSAVSAESYLPVAPGDWPRSRDSLAEAILATATPGREDRCFPGDIAQFATEGGGQSFGYGTAGVLYALAESGAPRSAAGEEWLLSRTKEPESGTPLGFYDGLAGVAWTLEGLGHRARALELTELALAQPWQELGPDLHSGLAGFGLALDALGAATGESALHEAALRCAELVARPHGAAPGGRAPRAGLLYGASGGALLFLRLYERTGDAALLDLASDALRRDLDRCVRSASGTLQVDEGWRTMPYLGAGSVGIGMVLDDYLAHRPDPDPDGDFERARRDIVAAAQATFYAQPGLFRGAAGMVLHLSRTTTGGPGTGPADVRRQIDALAWHAVPHRGHLAFPGEQMMRLSMDLATGSAGCLLALAAASGRPTVDGRSAQLPFLPPPPAAHEPAPSGVVPQDDRPQ from the coding sequence GTGAACAAGGGGTATGCCGTGTTCTGCGACACGGACCGGCACTTCTACGACGCGCCGCACCGGATGAGCACCGAGGCGCAGGGCGGCAGGGGCTCCCTGTACGCGGCGGCCACTCTGCCCGTGCCCGAAGGCTGGCAGCGGCACCGGTCGGGCGACTGGCTCGCACTGCGGCCCGTGGAGGCCCAACTGCCCTTCCAGGGCTGGAAGATCCACGTGTCGGCCACGCTGGACAACGCCGAGTCGGTGCTGGAGCAGGTCATGGCGTACTGCCTGCCGCGCTCCATCGCCTTCAAGTTCGTGCCCAGCCGGTACCTGCTGCACAACCGCAACGCCAAGTACGCGGACCGCGCGGCCAGCGGCAAGTTCATCACCGTCTACCCAACCGACGACGAGCAGTGCCGGAGCATCGCCACCGACCTGGACGCGGCCCTCGCCGGATCGCAGGGTCCGTACGTTCTCAGCGACCTGCGCTGGGGCGAGGGGCCGGTGTACCTGCGGTACGGCAGCTTCACCCGGCGGGACTGCTACGACGAGAACGGCGAGCAGCAACCGGCCCTGGAGAACGCCGACGGAGTCCTCGTGCCCGACCTGCGCGGGCCCGCCTTCCGGATACCGGAGTGGGTCGAGACCCCCGCGTGGCTGCGGCCGCACCTCGACGCGCGGAGCTCCGCGACCGTCGCCGACATGCCGTACGTGATCGAGAAGGCGCTGCACTTCTCCAACGGCGGCGGGGTGTACGTCGGCAAGGACCGCAGGTCAGGAGCCAAGGTGGTCCTCAAGGAGGCCAGGCCGCATGCGGGGCTCGCGGCCGACGGGGCGGACGCGGTGGCCCGGCTGAAGCGCGAACAGGACGCACTGGAGCTGCTGTCCGGGCTCGGCTGTACGCCCGAGGTGCTGGACTCCTTCGTCCTGGGCGACCACCACTTCCTGGTCCTCGAATTCGTCGAGGGCAAGCCGCTCAACTCCTTCTTCGCCCGCCGCCATCCGCTGATCGAGGCCGATCCGGGGCCCGAGCGGCTCGCCGAGTACACGGCGTGGGCGCTGCGCATCCACGCGCTGGTGACGGAGGCGGTGGCCAAGATCCATGCGCGCGGTGTGGTCTTCAACGACCTGCATCTGTTCAACATCATGGTGTCCGAGGACGAGTCCTCGGTGACGCTCCTCGACTTCGAGGCCGCGGCGCCCGCCGCAGAGAACCGGCGGCAGACGGTCGCCAACCCGGCGTTCGTGGCGCCCGCCGACCGGCGCGGCTTCGACGTGGACCGGTACGCGCTGGCCTGTCTGCGGCTCTCGCTGTTCATACCGCTGACCAGCCTGCTCGCACTGGACCGTACGAAGTCGGCCCATCTGGCCACGATCGCGGCCCGGCAGTTCCCGGTCGCTGAATCCTTCCTGCGGGAGGCGGTCGAGGAGATACTGCGCGATCCGCAGGCACCGGCGGGCGCAGCGAGCACGGCGGGCATCAAGGGCACCAAGGGCCTGACAGACCCGACGAGCGCCGTGAGCGCGGAATCGTATCTCCCCGTTGCCCCCGGCGACTGGCCGCGCAGCCGGGACTCCCTCGCGGAAGCCATCCTGGCCACGGCGACGCCCGGCCGCGAGGACCGGTGTTTCCCCGGCGACATCGCCCAGTTCGCCACCGAGGGCGGCGGCCAGAGCTTCGGGTACGGCACGGCCGGGGTGCTGTACGCACTGGCCGAGAGCGGTGCCCCTCGCTCCGCTGCGGGCGAGGAGTGGCTGCTGAGTCGTACCAAGGAGCCGGAATCCGGCACTCCGCTCGGCTTCTACGACGGTCTTGCGGGCGTCGCCTGGACGCTGGAGGGCCTCGGCCACCGCGCCCGCGCCCTGGAGCTCACCGAACTCGCCCTCGCCCAGCCGTGGCAGGAACTCGGCCCCGACCTGCACAGCGGCCTCGCAGGCTTCGGCCTCGCCCTCGACGCCCTCGGTGCGGCGACCGGCGAAAGCGCCCTGCACGAAGCGGCGCTGCGCTGCGCGGAACTGGTCGCACGGCCGCACGGCGCGGCACCCGGCGGCAGGGCGCCGCGCGCCGGACTCCTGTACGGGGCTTCCGGAGGCGCCCTCCTCTTCCTGCGGCTGTACGAGCGCACGGGGGACGCCGCCCTGCTGGACCTGGCATCCGACGCGCTGCGTCGGGACCTCGACCGGTGCGTGCGCAGTGCGAGCGGCACCCTCCAGGTCGACGAGGGCTGGCGCACGATGCCCTACCTCGGGGCGGGCAGCGTCGGCATCGGGATGGTGCTCGACGACTACCTCGCGCACCGGCCGGACCCCGACCCGGACGGCGACTTCGAGCGGGCCCGCCGGGACATCGTGGCCGCCGCGCAGGCCACCTTCTACGCGCAGCCCGGACTGTTCCGGGGCGCCGCCGGCATGGTGCTGCACCTGAGCCGCACGACGACCGGCGGCCCCGGCACCGGACCCGCCGACGTACGGCGCCAGATCGACGCGCTCGCCTGGCACGCGGTGCCCCACCGGGGGCATCTCGCCTTCCCCGGCGAGCAGATGATGCGCCTTTCCATGGACCTCGCGACCGGCTCCGCCGGTTGCCTGCTGGCACTCGCTGCCGCCTCCGGTCGTCCGACCGTCGACGGCCGGTCCGCGCAGCTGCCCTTCCTGCCGCCTCCCCCGGCGGCCCACGAACCGGCCCCTTCCGGGGTCGTACCGCAAGACGACCGTCCCCAATGA
- a CDS encoding amino acid ABC transporter ATP-binding protein: MSEVENSPAARRVPDAPAIEVRDLHKSFGPLEVLSGIDFTVAYGEVVCVIGPSGSGKSTLLRCVNLLEEPTSGTVRVAGDEVTDPDVDIDRVRRGIGMVFQSFNLFPHLTALENLTLPQRRVLGRDKAEANRIGRERLARVGLTDKEAVYPAKLSGGQQQRVAIARALAMDPRLMLFDEPTSALDPELVGDVLAVMRSLADEGMTMLVVTHEMSFAREVADRVVFMDGGVIVEEGTPDQVIGSPSHARTRSFLARLLDPAAAGLGEDGTGGGSPGTRTPRP; this comes from the coding sequence GTGAGCGAGGTGGAGAACTCTCCGGCCGCACGAAGGGTGCCGGACGCGCCCGCGATCGAAGTGCGCGACCTGCACAAGTCGTTCGGCCCGCTGGAAGTGCTCTCGGGCATCGACTTCACCGTCGCGTACGGCGAGGTGGTCTGCGTCATCGGCCCCTCGGGCTCCGGGAAGTCCACGCTGCTGCGCTGCGTGAACCTGCTGGAGGAGCCGACCTCCGGCACGGTCCGGGTGGCGGGCGACGAAGTCACCGACCCGGACGTCGACATCGACCGGGTGCGCCGTGGCATCGGCATGGTCTTCCAGTCCTTCAACCTCTTCCCGCACCTGACGGCCCTGGAGAACCTGACGCTCCCTCAACGCCGGGTGCTGGGAAGGGACAAGGCGGAGGCCAACCGGATCGGCCGGGAACGCCTGGCCCGGGTCGGCCTCACCGACAAGGAGGCCGTCTACCCGGCGAAGCTCTCCGGCGGCCAGCAGCAGCGCGTCGCCATCGCCCGCGCGCTGGCGATGGACCCCCGGCTGATGCTCTTCGACGAGCCGACCTCGGCGCTCGACCCCGAGCTGGTCGGCGACGTACTGGCGGTGATGCGCTCGCTGGCCGACGAGGGGATGACCATGCTCGTGGTCACGCACGAGATGAGCTTCGCCAGGGAGGTCGCGGACCGGGTCGTCTTCATGGACGGCGGAGTCATCGTCGAGGAAGGCACGCCGGACCAGGTGATCGGCTCCCCGAGCCACGCCCGAACCCGCTCCTTCCTCGCCCGCCTCCTCGACCCGGCAGCGGCGGGCCTGGGCGAGGACGGAACGGGAGGGGGGTCACCGGGAACCCGGACCCCTCGGCCGTAG